Genomic DNA from Setaria italica strain Yugu1 chromosome V, Setaria_italica_v2.0, whole genome shotgun sequence:
AGTTCCTAATTAAAACTAAACCTAATGGGGGAAAACAGGCCTAGAGACTGATTTCCGCCCACACCTAAGAATTCTAGTTAGTTGGTTGCTCCCTGTGCTGGAGTCTGGGACAAGCTTGGGCAACAAGTTGTACGCTGAAGTACCTCTAATTATTTTCTCACGTGAAAATAACCGACGGTCCAACCAATGCCCTTTTATGCTGCCAATAAGAGAGACTCTAATTAAGGCTAGATCTGGTCATATCCATTATTGGCCCGAAAATTTTGTTCAGTTCTTCATGCTGTCATGCATGCTCTCAAGTCTACTGCAAACCGGAAATAAATTTGATGAAAGGGATATGGGGACGATGTTGTTGGCTAACACCAAACCGGAGCTCAATATGTGCACACTTGTTCAATATCCCAAGCTCTCCACAATCTCCCGTTCCACCTTAAAAGAATTTCTTGTGATAGTATAGATTTTCTTTCCCAAGCAACTGTGTCAAAAGCTAcgtacctagaaaaatcaaaataaatagtaatttgggatgaagggaaTACATATAGTGATACAGACCATACCTTTGGGCAAATCAATTTGGAGTGTGCCATAGTTCTCCCTGAAGATCAGTTCTTTCTCGTACCGCAGGTTACACCTGGGCCCGAGAATCCTCCCGCCAACACGGCCACAATCCCCTCGGCAGCTGTAGCATAGCAAGTTCACCTCCGCCGTCACGCCGTCGTCGTCATTGCCGGCTGTTGGCGTCGATGACGAGAGGAGCACGGCCGTAAGGAAGACGAGGAGGGACTGGATGCGCATGGTGGGTGGAAGGTGTATCAGCTACGAAGAAAGTAGTGTATATATAGctacgtgtgtgtgtgtgtacagTAGAGCTTTGCGTATTCATCTTGAGAAAATATTAGTTGCAATGTGCCGATTTTTTAACCTTTGAAATTATGACGTCAACTTATGACCACATGCTTATACCGATGCCGTGTGTGGGAGGGGGAATGAATTAGTTAGTTCACTAGATGTGACATTAGTTAGTTCCCAGTTCCCACGAGTTTCCGATTTGATCCGGATAATTTTCATGCAATCCAGCAACGACGATGACTTGCAGGAACTTTCTGCTCATGTTCTCAAAAAGTCAGCTGGGAGAAGGAATCGAACCCTCCCTGGATTAGCATTAGTTTACTTCACGGTTAAGTATACATGGTGTTCAAAATGTTCTAAAAAAGGCATGGTGACAGGAGGTTAAGATCAAACAAGCTTCCTACTActtcgtttcaaaaaaacaaGCTTCCTACTACTGATTTACTTATTAGGTCAACCGTTTCTTTTTCATGGGATTGTTTATACAGTTGAGTGTAGGTGATGGCAGCAAGCGAATCTACACGGTAAAATTGAAATATCAAGATCTCTATGATCCATTGACTGGGATTGGGGCTCATCCTTACGATATAGGAAGAGAGAACTTTGTAGTTTTCAAGTGGCAGATCTCCCCATTAACTTCAAATTATCTATTTTTGCCATTGTTAGTATTGAGAATACTAACTTTGATTCAATACTTTGATGGTTAATTTCTCTCCAACGTTACACTCTAATAGTTTATTTCTCTTAAACCATATTACTCAAGACAATAAAATCATGGTCATATATATGAAAGGTATTTCGAAATATGATTCTGGTAGTGCCAATTCTATCCACAATGTCTGCATATAAATTTTAATAGCCTAGAGAGACACGACGCACCAAATAACTGATTGTCCACCCTTGTCATTGAGTTTCGAATTTTTACCCTGTCGATCTATATCAACGTGAGAACACATCGCTAGTTGCTGCATACGTCCACATTAAGTACAGCAAGAGAAACGTGCATGCTTGCCTGCATCTCTGAAATCATAGTCAGTCATAACGGCAAAATCCTTCTAGACTAGATGGCTTTTCTTGACTTATTACACCTTATCAAGCCTTGGAGGAACTTCTCGGAAAGTAGGTCAGCTACTTACGCTCAGCTGTGGTAGGCAACGTGCTCGTTGACAGCGAGGCGTCAGTGGTGAtttcgtcaatctcgaggattaCCCGGCTCAATCTTTTGGATGTGCTCGTAAGGGTAGGGTTGTGTGTGTATATTCGTAGGGGCGAGTATGCGTACGTTATCGAAAATCGATGGGTCCTTATAAAATATGGAATCGAACAAAACCATAGTTGATTGTTCACTTACAGCAACATGTTACATGCACGATTCTGGTGATGATGAGAGCCTAATAGAGATGCAAAGACTGCATATTTTGCGAACTTGCGTGTATGTGGTGGGTTAGGTTCTCTGCGGTACAACTTGCCAATGTCGCTCAGCACAAGTGTTTGCATTTCAgctaagcccttgtttacttggcaaatttgggaggtgccaaattactgttacagcactgtagcacactgtagcgtttcgtttgtatttgtgaattattatccaaatattgactaattaggcttaaaagattcgtctcgcaaagtacaacaaaactgtgcaattagtttttaattttgtctacatttagtactccatgcatgtaccgcaagtttgatgtgatggggaatcttctttttgcatagtgtcaaagttgggagttgggggtgaagtaaacaaggggatGGTTCATCACTGCTGCAAAGAGTTCATTGTCATGGATAAAACTGAAGTAATCAAAACGCACACATTTAAGCAACATGAAATCTTATGTATACCCGCTATTGTTGCAAGACATGTAACCATTGCTTATTTGGTTGTTTAACATCGTAATTTACTTAGCAAAGTGTCATGTATTGCAAAAAGCGGGGAAATAAATGATGAGCTTCTGCGTGATGAAGGTTTGgccaaaaaaagggaaagaaaaagaaagaaagagggagtaTCTATACATGTTGCCATGTCGGCCATAGGGTAGAGTCTCTAGCAATGAGATAAGAGCTTGACAGAATAAATTGTCAACGCGTACGGTAAACGGGCTGTAAGGTTGGAGTGTTGCAGGACACTTCCACAACAATGTATGCGCATGATTGGCTTctactccctctatttcttCCTATAGTGCAAATTGCAATTTTAGAGGAGTAAAACTTCATGAATTTTGACTAACAATTAGTCAAATTACATGGTTGAGCAATGTATAAAAAGTTACAGCAGTAGATTCATCATAATTCACAAATCTTCTAATATGACATTGATTTTGTAGCAGTTGATCATATACTTTGAACAATTGATGGTCAAAGTACACTAATATTAGATTTTTTCTAACCCAATATGTCTTGTTAAAAAAATGGAGTACGTAACAAATGCTAAGCATTCCAGCCTTTGAATCAAAACCAAGCACGCCCACATGTTGTCTCCTGCTCACTGAAACGTGAACACGGGGTTAACACTTTCACTTGAGATTGCATCCTTTTGTTCCACGTTTTATGAGATGCCAAAAGGCCACAACCTGCCCGCACATGACACTCCAAAACACTTGAATAACAATCACATTTGGTTACTTACAATTTGCAATCCTTCACAAATAGGCATTGCATTCAGAAACGAGCCGCTGGAGCACGAGCCAGCTGACAGCTTGAGACGCGATATTATGTGGAAAATACTAAAGCAGAATCTCAAAGCACAATAAGAACACATTAGAACCTGTACAGAGCCTAAAACATAGCCAAGATGCCTTTTTAAGGCAAAAGCTGCTCAAGAAAACAGACAGCCCTTTATTTTGCCAATCATTGCTTTGGATCAGCATGCTGCCTTGCTGCTCCAGCATGTAGCTTGTAGATCACACAGGGCATGAGACTAAAGGTAGCTCGGACACTACCTTGCACTTCATCTGGACTTCAAGAGATCATATAGATACTAGTAGTGGATCCTATCATTGGCATCGAAATTTAGACCTTGGATGCCCCTTAAAGTGGACTCGTAGTTCTTGGAGTTGGGCATGAGCCTGCCAGACGATGAAAGCCTGGGGTCCGAGTACTCCAGTGTTTGCGAGGTCCTACGTGGGGGAGCATTTCTTTGGAAAGTCCCTGGGCTTGTATCTGGTGTACGGCTGTGTGTTTCAGCTTCACCGGTTGGAACTCGGCTACTAGAAACAGCAGGACGCCTCAAGGATCCGCTTGACCGACCCAAAAAAGTCGAACTGGGGAACTATAAGTCATTTGAGGGTCAGAAATTACACAGAAAAATCTCAGGCACCTAAATAAGAagatgccacatcagcaattcaAGATAAcgaaaaattaaataaaaactCACCACAGCATCTTTTGATGAGGACTGTTCTTGTCTAATTGGAGATTTCTGTTTTGACAAGCTGACTACATTTATTCCTGCAGGTGGAACCTGACGCCGCAAAGGATCAGCTGACCACccacttctccttccctcttcaGTGGCTAAATTAATTCAGGAGACAGTTAGCCCTAAGCAGATCTAACCAACTATTTTTTTGTTGAATGTGCAGGAGGGCTATGTGTCGTTTCATTAAAGAAGAGAATAAGTTACAGTTCCAATAGCATCCCATTTAAATAATGCAAATCCATCAGAGATACATGATATTTAATAGTAACCAAACAGAAGAATGCCTTTGAAAATTCATCTGCATCAAGATGTTTGGCATGAACTAACAGTTTTTTTGGGCAAAAGTAGGTTATGCAATTAGCATATAGAGCAAATATGGTTGTACTTCTAATTGGTGTTACTGTTACATATTTCTAATTGTGCAGGTATTGTTATCATGTAGAACAAATATTTCATGTATTTATAATCAAACGGAACACAAGACATTGCTTGCTACCAACATGGCAACATATCCCACAATGTTTCCTATAATTTTGTTTACAACCAATTGGTGTTGCAGCTCATTTTGCATGAAATATCAAATCCTAAGTATCCATAAATTATACATGCATACAGTTATCGGTGATAGAAGTGATGGAATAAGAAATTATTGTTACATCAATCACAACACAGGCGCACCTGACAGTCTATTATTTGCCATAGGAGCCATCCCAGAGCTTTGACCTGCTGCTGCAGCCTACAAGAACAGAACGATGTCATAAGGATATTAACCCGTGGTTGTAAACAAGGGCAGAAAGAAAGCACCATGGATTGTACCAACCATAGCACGCGGTGGAACAGCCATTTGCGATTGCTGATACTTAAGAATGGTCCAGTCAAAAACATAATCAAACTGAAATCCTACAGGTAGAATAAATTCCCTCTTAGAAGGGTCTCCAATGGAGAATTTCCTGAGCATGCTGGAAAACAGTAGCTATCAAGTTATAAACAGAAAACCAACCCTCTCGAATAAAAAGGTCTCTGAATAATCTCTTCAGGTATTGATAGTCAGGCGTATCTTCGAAACGTAATGAGCGGCAGTAATGGAAGTAGGATACAAATTCAGTAGGGTATCCACGACATAGAGCCTGAAATTAATAAAAATCATAATAAGCACTGGTTCCTAGATAATCTTGATTAAATTTTCAGCAAAGAAAATGCACCTCAACTGAAGTAGCAATCTTCCTTTCACTAATTTTCTCGTACTTTTGTTTCTTGGTCCCAGCTTTTAGACCCTGCCATGGAAGGCTGGAACAATAAGGGCAATTGTTAGTACACAACAGGTTACAAGAGGCAGAAATAGAATAACAACACAGGAGCACCCATAAGACCAACCTTCCTTTTAAGAAGTACATGAGTACATATCCCAAAGATTCCAAGTCATCCCTCCTACTTTGTTCTATTGGAAAAGCAGAAGAAACAAAGTTACTATTTTGTGAATATACGCACAGCAGGATATTgaaaaaagaaatccaaaacTTAACTTGAAATGTTAACTTACCAATTCCAAGATGCGTGTTTACACTTGCGTAACGTGCTGTCCCAGTCAAATTTTTGTTCTCTCTGTACTTCAGAAGATAAATGTCATAGATCATCTTAGGCAGGGCAAATAGTATGCTTAACTAAGTCTTGGTAATTCATATCTATCCATCTATTGACAAGATCTAATATACATTAAACATCAGGAAGTACAACACTAAAATCATGATGCAgatgaaaaataaagaaaggttCACTGTCAACATCAGAGTCACAGATTGATGAACTGCGACATATTACCTGTATGGAATGTGCTGGTGTGTTGCACTGTCCCTGTATTTCTTTGCCAGTCCAAAATCAATCATGTATACCTGTAGGAGAATAGAGAGAATGTGAAAATCCCAACTACCTAAGGGAAGACGATCAAAACTATAGGTACATAAACTAAGCCTACATAAGTGAATGCCTCAGTGCTAAAGGACTTGCCTGATTTGCTCTCTTTCCGAGGCCCATGAGAAAATTGTCTGGCTTAATATCTCGGTGCAAGAAGGACTTAATATGAACATACTCGACCCGGTTAATCTACAAAAAGTTTGAAGTTAAAAACTCTGACATAGACTAAATCCGCTAGGATTATATTGTATAACAATGGAGGTTATGCTTGCAAATATAACCTACCATCTGATCGGCAAGCATCAAAACAGTCTTCAGGGACAGTTTTCTGTTGCAAAAGCTGAAAAGGTCTTCAAGGCTTGGCCCCAAGAGGTCCATAACGAGAACATTGTAGTCACCTTCAACACCAAACCACTTGACGTTTGGAATTCCAGCTGCAAGAGAAAACAGAATGTAAGTTACAACCtgaacaaaataaataaataaatgcagGACAACCAACTAAAAGGAACATGATTACTTCCGCCCTGCAGTATCCTATACAGCTTTGACTCATACAGCAACTGAGGATGTTTTGTCTTCACACTTTCCTGGACAAAACACAAAGAGAAAGGTCTTGTCAGTAAGTACAGTCCAAACCCTGCAGTTGATTAAAGTGATAATCAAGAGAAGTAGACTGAATGAGACATTATAACGATTCCTACACAAATAATCATTTTGCAAAGCATAACATAGTGAAGTGGGTTCCATTTAGGACAGAATCAAACAAGTTGATCATTTTCAAATAGGAACCAAACATGctgtttctttttattttcttaaagaaaaagaaggggaCTAcattgatgcttatgattatGAGATTTATCAGAAGGGTCTGGCTGCACCTTCTTTCACATGAAATCTATCTATGAAGTTTAACTCTATGGAACTAACATGAATACAGTTTACTAAATACTCCAAGGTTGCTATGAAAGTGAGTTATAGGCAGCATTAGATTGACAAAACATACATATGAAACCACAGATAAGCTTTTGCTATCAATACCCTAATATTACATAATTCAGCAAGTTAAAACTCCACACCAAGTTTAGTACATTTTCCTAGAGACGGGATATACAATCAGTTAACAACCCTGAATCGAAACTGCGCGCATCAGAAGAAAGTATCTTAACTGACCAATGTATAACGGAACAGAACGAAGGGACTCGGGGACCATTGAAATAGATTATCGCTTTGCGTGAACTCACCAGCTTAATCGCGACCTCCTCGTTGGTCTGCACGTGGGTACCTGCAGCAACACCGCCAGACAAACCAACCGTCCATTAGAACCATGGGTAAAGAAAGATAAAAGGCGAGAGCTTTCGCATCGGGACGTAACATTTAAGCGGGGGAGCCGGCGGCACGAACCGAGGTAGATCTCCCCGAAGGAGCCGCTCCCAAGCTTGCGCCCGAGGCGGAACTTGTTGGCCACGCGCGGCTCCATCGGCGGCGCgtccccgcccgccggccgaaCTCTGCCGCCCCTAGGCCGCGCGGGTCGGGGGCATCCGGATACGGGGCGAATTGAGGGAGTGCGGGGGCTGGGGATTTGGGAGCTGCTAGGGTTTGGGAGGAGGATCGGAGTGCGGCGGAAATTGGGGATTTTTGTTTGCTTTGTGGGGGCGGTGGTGCTTTGTTTCCGCGAGCGAGCAGGAGCAGAGCCGCACCACCCGGGCAGGCCGGCACCCACCTCACCTCATCGGCTTGCCTCGCGAAGGGAATTGGTGGAAAGTGGAGGGGTTGCAGTGGGAAAGTAACGTCCCCATCCTCCCAAGTTGAGAGCTCAAGCATCGTGGCGGTTGCAGTTCCGCGGTTTACTTCTTGGTGGCTACTTTTTTTCGTTTTTAGTGTATacttcttcatttttttttggagtCGCATGCAATCTATACCTACTTTATTATACTGTATGTAAACATCGCCTCCACTCCACGTACATACTCAAAATGAGGCAAGTACGAGCCGTCCCAGAGAACAGGAACCATATGCTTAATAAATATCTATGGCCCCGCGTACCATGCTTGTACTGAATATGTGATATGCTCCTGTGTCCCTATCCATTGACACACCCTCGTACCTTCACCCTGCTGTAGATACTAGACCAATTGCATCCCATCTACTCAATCCATACCACGTGAGGGAAAAGGGTACTCTGTAGGTCCCCACCGATCGGGATACTAGTTAGTCCTGACAAATGAACTCATCCGATCAAAACGTGCGGCCCAAGGACATGAAAATACTTGGATTACACGTCAAGGAGGCCGGCCGACTCAAATTAGCCCGGATATTACGGGACACGTATTGTAGtctgactcagattaccttccatgtaactaccaagtagattagattcaaaccgacttgtaatcctaggtcgtcagcctatatggCGGCCACGGGAACCTCCCGAGGGTAATCCAATCCAATCTGTAAACCacgcaccagcgcaaagcaatacaagccaccagCATACATGACGtaaggtattactctccggaggtccgaacctgtctaaaactcaTGTGTTCTTCGTGTTCTCGttatcaccttcgagttcttggtctcgcgaTCCTctttgcctacaaatcaaccaatTGGGTAACTCCCTatggactgtcgggctactaaatccaacAGTTGGTGCTCCAGGTAGGGGAATACCTGCATGTCTACATACGGCCAACAAAATCAAACTATAGGGAGAATAAGTGAACAGGGAATACTCTTTCTTCTATTTTCCTCTATCCCATCTCAAGtgttattttatttgtttgatgAGCAAAAGTTTATTCTAATATCTCTTTTTTCTACAACATCATACATGCGTGGTCGTCCATAAGGCCGACTTGTCGAGCACCGAACAACGGATTGCGCATGCTCGGTGCGCTCGGAGACGGCATCCATGAGACGGCCAACAACGTCGTACAACCAAGGCAGTCCGACCTGCTGCCCTATAGCCGGCATCGTTGACACACCACCTACCTTTTTTGATGCCTCGATCCCGGTGTACAAGTTGGGGACGAGCCTCGGACGATCGACAGCCGACCACAACGCCCAAGATGATACCCACGAGCCTAATCACGAGGACGGTACACGACCCTTCGACTCGGCCACGAATCAAGTTAAGTCTTATTTACAATTAAATAGTTTATAGCTTTCGTATACCTACATATACCTCAGCTCTCCGATGTCCCCGTGACTTTTGCCGACCGCCTCGGTTCTCCCATGTTTCCGTAACTTTCACCGACTGTTTATATagcttggtccgtccactacaTGAGCGGTTGGGGGCTACACCCCATAGGTGCCTAGCTCATGCTGGTGCTTTTCCGTACAGTTCCgactgctttgcggcttgtccgtccctcttaatggttgctaaagtattcgggtagcacacgccttaatccgtgaaatCTTGACTCATCCTGCGCGCCTCCTATGCGAGCATCGAGTCAGCCCCAGCGCTATAGCCTGAGATAAGCCATCCTCTCCATGAGCAGTGATTAGTAGGGCTACGtgcttaaacgtaacaggctaactacgtGGGGAAATTAAACGACCTACGAGAGCAGGACGTGCATGAATTTACTATTACTGCGAATTAAACTTCCGAgttgttcaattattaaatgatctacattatgctacataatgtctgtattgtccttttacagctcaaaAACTATtcggcgtgcctcctgtcgCCCGGTCGATGTCTCTTGCttggggcgggaggcgacttggcgtGCTTCTGTGGCTCGAccagctcccaggcttgggggctaggcGCCACAGACGATTCGGCATGTCTCCCGCCCgaccgacctctctggctcaggGCGAGAGGCGACTCTACGTGCTTCCGTGACTCGTccagctcccaagctcgggggctgaacgCCGCAGACGACTCGGCTTGCCTCCTGTCGCCCGGCCGATCTTTCTAGCTCGAGGCGGGATGCGACACGGCATGCCTTCGTGGCTTAGCCAGTCCTCGTGCTCACGCTCAGGGGTTGGACGCTCCTTCAgttcggcgtgcctccgtggctcagCCAATCCTCGCACTCACGCTTGGGGGCTGGACACTTACTTTAGGTTGGCgtacctccgtggctccgccagtcctcacacTCCTGCTCAAGGGCTGGGCACCTacttcaggtcggtgtgccttcgcggctccaccagtccttgttcttgggggctggatgcctacttcaggtcagcgtgcctcgTGGCTCCGCCTATCCTTATGCTCAGGCACTAGGACATGCTTCTaggatcaattttttcttctttttaaccATTGGACTGATTATACAAATTGCTTCAATGCTGGGGACTACTCCATATGCAGTGTGTCTTGCGAAGCCCTCCATATTCTTCGCTTCGACTTACTGGATGTCCGCCATCCATCAATTTGGCAATCGACTTTGCTTTGCACAGATGGCTCTGCGTTTgttcggattttcttcttttttgagcactgtgcagcctctccgtcaccatgatgccatcgcagcttcagctgACTACATTCCGagcttcgctgtgatgacctGAAGTTTCTGTTTACccacacatcgctcgggggcttaaGGGATataggtaccccatgggtccccaccgaacAGAATACTGGCCAGTCCTGACAAGTGGACCTGCCTGACCAGAACGTGCAGACTGAGGACATGAacatacttggagtacacgtcaaggagACCGAGCGACTCAAATTAGCCCGGATATGGCGGGACACGTATTGTAGTGTGACTCAGATTATCTTCCATGTAACTatcaagtagattagattcaaaccgacttatAACTCTAGGTTGTCAGcatatataaggcggccaagggaacCTCCCAAGGGTAATCCAATCCAATCTGTAAACCacgcaccagcgcaaagcaatacaagccaccagcatacaggacgtagggtattagtCTCCAGAGGCTCGAGCTTATCTAAAATCCCTGTGTCCttcgtgttctcgcgatcaccttcaaaTTCTTGGTCTCATGATTCtccctacctacaaatcaaccatttaGACTATCAGGATACCAAATCTGACAAACTCATACAGAGTATCTCATAAGCCCTAAGCATGTGCCATGTGGAAAGAGGGTGAGAGAGTCGGATGACCATTATTTCAAAGGATGCCACTACTAAATGGCTAGCAGAACGGCCGATGGGCCGAAGAAAGCTGCTCCTTTGTGGGCTCAAGCCCAAGCTTTAATTTTTCACCTCCTTAACTTGGAAAGCTCGAGCTAAAAGCCCAAGCTCAGCGTACCACATTCTTCgttccctttttttttatttgtcgTCTCTCTCACTCCCTTGTCGTGATCTCAATCTCTCCCACCGCACCGACCAGAGCATGGGCTGAGCACGATTGAAAGATTTAGAAACAACAGAGCATAAGATTCAAATTCGGCCCAAGAATTAAACTGAAGAACATGAGACTGCAACATTTCCATCAGAAGAAACCTTAGCTTAATAAAAATACTTATGTACGAGATATGAGATCTTTTCATTTGAAAACGATATAGACACAGCCGCACATGCACTTACTTATGAAATTATCATAAGTGCATCGCTATAGAAGGACAAacatcatcttttttttccccagaGACTGAGATTCAATCCCATTTCCATTTCACAGAACAGAAAGTGTTTTGTATACATCACCTTGAAACAGA
This window encodes:
- the LOC101771373 gene encoding casein kinase I, whose translation is MEPRVANKFRLGRKLGSGSFGEIYLGTHVQTNEEVAIKLESVKTKHPQLLYESKLYRILQGGTGIPNVKWFGVEGDYNVLVMDLLGPSLEDLFSFCNRKLSLKTVLMLADQMINRVEYVHIKSFLHRDIKPDNFLMGLGKRANQVYMIDFGLAKKYRDSATHQHIPYRENKNLTGTARYASVNTHLGIEQSRRDDLESLGYVLMYFLKGSLPWQGLKAGTKKQKYEKISERKIATSVEALCRGYPTEFVSYFHYCRSLRFEDTPDYQYLKRLFRDLFIREGFQFDYVFDWTILKYQQSQMAVPPRAMAAAAGQSSGMAPMANNRLSATEEGRRSGWSADPLRRQVPPAGINVVSLSKQKSPIRQEQSSSKDAVFPSSTFLGRSSGSLRRPAVSSSRVPTGEAETHSRTPDTSPGTFQRNAPPRRTSQTLEYSDPRLSSSGRLMPNSKNYESTLRGIQGLNFDANDRIHY